AGGAAATAATCGGTGCCGCGGCAGCGGAGGCTTGGGAAAAGTTCTATCTCCGGGATTCCATTGCTTGGGATCCGCTGCGTGGGACAAATTTTGAAAAGAAGGAAACCCTGCCCTTCATCCTGCATTTGGAACAGGTTCCGGGTGATGAGCTTAGGCTTCATTTTGCCTTAAAAGGCGGCGGTTCAGAGAATTGCAGCGTGCTTAAAATGCTTTTACCCGGCGTGGGGATGCAAGGTGTGGAGGAATTCGTGATTCAAAACGTGGTGGAAGCCGGCGGACGTCCCTGCCCCCCAGTTTTTGTGGGAGTAGGTATTGGGGGAAATTTTGAAGAATGCGCCATCCTGGCAAAAAAAGCCTTGCTTGTTCCCGCTGAACAGCAGGATATAGAACTGCGTGCGATGGAACAGCGTATTTTGGCTGGAATCAACCAAAGAGGTAAGGGTGTGATGGGATTCGCGGGAAGCACCACCGCTCTGAAGGTTTCAATTCTCACCAAACCCTGCCACATCGCGTCTTTGCCTGTGGCGGTTAATATCGACTGTCATGCGCACCGCGTGACCAGCAGAAAAATCGATGTTTCACGTGAAACATAGGGTGTTTTCGGAGATATAAAGTGCGACAACATAATCTATTACTGCCCTTTAAGTCGGAGAATTTCTCTGTTTTACAACCCGGTGACAAGGTTCTGCTGAGCGGTGTGCTTTACACAGCACGTGACCAAGCCCACAAACGTTTGGTGGAAATCATTGCCCGAAAATCTGAACTTCCATTTGATTTATCCAGTACTGCGCTGTTTTACTGTGGTCCTTCTCCCACGCCGCCGGGAAAAGTTTGTGGCGCGATTGGTCCCACCACTTCCAGTCGCATGGATCCATATACCATTCCATTTTTGGAGCAAGGACTGAAAATCATGATTGGCAAAGGAGAAAGATCGGCGGAAGTTGAGGATGCCATCAGAAAACACGGGGCGCTTTATTTAGTTTGCTGTGGGGGAATTTCAGCGCTCTTGGCGGAATCGGTTCTTACTTTCGAACTATTTGCCTGGCCTGAATTGGGTGCCGAAGCCATCTATAGGCTGGAAGTTTGCGATTTACCCTGCTATGTTGCCATCTGCTGAGCTCAAATCTTGAGCCGGTGGCGCATTTTCTCCAGAGTTTTAGGACCAATCCCTTTCACTTTCACGATGTCCTCAATGCTCTCAAAAGCCCCATTTTCATTACGGTAATCTATAATTGTCTGTGCCTTCGTTTCTCCAATACCGGGCAGGGTGCAAAGCTCACCAAGTCCGGCGGTGTTGATATTTACCACATTGGTCATTTCACTTTTGGGCACTTTCGCG
Above is a window of Candidatus Cloacimonadota bacterium DNA encoding:
- a CDS encoding fumarate hydratase, translated to MKMAKKRVQASQIREQVLDAIGEIYRAPHPETKLLLQEALVREKDEIARDMLESILKNHELSLRESIPLCQDTGLLVVFAELGNEVLIEGGNLEEIIGAAAAEAWEKFYLRDSIAWDPLRGTNFEKKETLPFILHLEQVPGDELRLHFALKGGGSENCSVLKMLLPGVGMQGVEEFVIQNVVEAGGRPCPPVFVGVGIGGNFEECAILAKKALLVPAEQQDIELRAMEQRILAGINQRGKGVMGFAGSTTALKVSILTKPCHIASLPVAVNIDCHAHRVTSRKIDVSRET
- a CDS encoding TRZ/ATZ family protein — translated: MRQHNLLLPFKSENFSVLQPGDKVLLSGVLYTARDQAHKRLVEIIARKSELPFDLSSTALFYCGPSPTPPGKVCGAIGPTTSSRMDPYTIPFLEQGLKIMIGKGERSAEVEDAIRKHGALYLVCCGGISALLAESVLTFELFAWPELGAEAIYRLEVCDLPCYVAIC